Proteins from a genomic interval of Quercus lobata isolate SW786 chromosome 11, ValleyOak3.0 Primary Assembly, whole genome shotgun sequence:
- the LOC115969644 gene encoding UDP-rhamnose/UDP-galactose transporter 2-like produces MEKERKSSSVNVVVSDVGAWGINIISSVGIIMANKQLMSPSGFAFAFATTLTGFHFSVTALVGLVSNAAGYSASKHVPMWELLWFSIVANMSISGMNFSLMLNSVGFYQISKLSMIPVVCVMEWILHGKHYSKEVKMAVTVVVVGVGICTVTDMNVNAKGFLCACVAILSTSFQQISIGSLQKKYSVSSFELLSKTAPIQALSLLILGPVIDYYLTGKLLSNYKLSSGAFFFILLSCSLAVFCNVSQYLCIGRFSAVSFQVLGHMKTVCVLTLGWLLFDSELTLKNILGVVLAVVGMVVYSSAVEVEKKANSKIIPGKENLSEEDSQLLKEDNGESGVNDVELGKSIG; encoded by the exons ATGGAGAAGGAGAGAAAATCATCGTCTGTAAATGTAGTAGTGTCGGATGTAGGAGCATGGGGTATCAACATAATAAGCTCAGTGGGCATTATCATGGCCAACAAGCAGCTTATGTCCCCATCCGGTTTTGCTTTTGCCTTTG CAACTACTTTAACTGGTTTCCACTTTTCTGTGACCGCATTGGTCGGTTTGGTGTCAAATGCTGCCGGTTACTCTGCATCAAAGCATGTCCCTATGTGGGAGCTTCTTTGGTTCTCAATTGTTGCAAATATGTCAATCTCAGGAATGAACTTCAGCCTCATGCTGAACTCTGTTGGATTTTACCAG ATTTCAAAGTTGAGCATGATTCCTGTGGTTTGTGTGATGGAATGGATTCTTCATGGAAAACACTATTCAAAGGAAGTTAAGATGGCTGTCACAGTGGTTGTCGTCGGCGTGGGCATCTGTACAGTGACTGACATGAATGTCAATGCAAAAGGCTTTCTCTGTGCCTGTGTGGCAATATTGTCTACATCCTTTCAACAAATt TCGATTGGTTCCTTACAGAAGAAGTACTCCGTGAGCTCTTTTGAATTGCTGAGTAAGACAGCTCCAATACAAGCTCTCTCCCTTCTCATTCTTGGTCCAGTCATTGATTATTACCTTACCGGAAAACTTTTATCAAATTATAAGTTGTCATCAGGCGCATTT TTTTTCATACTACTCTCTTGCTCTCTGGCTGTGTTCTGCAATGTGAGTCAATATCTCTGCATTGGACGCTTCTCTGCCGTCTCTTTCCAGGTTTTGGGCCACATGAAAACAGTATGTGTCTTGACATTGGGATGGCTACTCTTTGATTCAGAGTTGACTCTGAAAAACATACTTGGTGTGGTTCTCGCTGTTGTTGGCATGGTAGTGTATAGTTCGGCAGTTGAGGTTGAGAAGAAAGCTAATTCTAAGATTATTCCTGGGAAAGAAAATCTGTCAGAAGAGGATTCACAACTGTTGAAGGAGGACAATGGGGAGAGTGGAGTGAACGATGTAGAGCTTGGCAAGTCTATAGGATAG